In the genome of Nymphaea colorata isolate Beijing-Zhang1983 chromosome 9, ASM883128v2, whole genome shotgun sequence, one region contains:
- the LOC116261217 gene encoding WUSCHEL-related homeobox 11-like isoform X3, which translates to MNDGHQLADNGGSVGGAVRRDGCGVNQVAERTTGPIRSRWSPKPEQILILESIFNSGMVNPPKDETVRIRKLLERFGSVGDANVFYWFQNRRSRSRRRLRQMQSGIQALIRDEKSSFHVDPAPFCSSSSSSSSSSSFSPFSPPLLHDSVSPHLPQGNAAALGPTSGHGGLSVNDTYSASHLPVDEAVNVYPVSKELGSHHIDQPYLVSSILTQSSSAGFHYQSELITVSINGIIFQVPRGPFHMRALFGEDVILVHSSGDPIHVDVSGVSLQGLQPGESYFLIQRTT; encoded by the exons ATGAACGACGGTCACCAACTTGCGGATAATGGTGGGTCAGTAGGAGGAGCAGTAAGAAGAGATGGTTGTGGAGTCAACCAAGTTGCAGAACGAACAACGGGGCCTATTAGGTCCAGATGGAGCCCAAAGCCGGAGCAGATTCTCATCCTGGAATCCATCTTCAACAGTGGGATGGTGAATCCACCAAAGGATGAGACAGTCAGGATCAGGAAGCTTCTCGAGAGGTTTGGGTCAGTTGGTGATGCAAACGTGTTTTACTGGTTTCAGAACCGCCGCTCCCGTTCACGCCGCCGCCTTAGACAGATGCAGTCCGGAATCCAAGCCTTGATCAGGGATGAAAAGAGCAGTTTCCACGTCGACCCGGCACCTTTCTGCTcctcgtcatcatcatcatcatcgtcctcttccttttcacccttttctcctcctctccttcATGATTCGGTCTCGCCTCATCTCCCTCAGGGTAACGCCGCTGCTCTTGGTCCGACCTCTGGTCATGGCGGTCTCTCTGTTAACGACACGTATTCTGCATCCCATCTACCTGTTGACGAGGCCGTGAACGTTTATCCGGTATCCAAAGAGTTGGGGTCACATCATATTGACCAACCTTACCTTGTCTCTTCCATCCTCACGCAATCGTCTTCTGCAGGTTTTCATTATCAATCTG AGCTGATAACAGTGTCTATCAATGGAATCATTTTCCAAGTTCCAAGGGGACCGTTCCACATGCGGGCATTGTTCGGCGAAGACGTCATCTTGGTCCATTCATCGGGAGATCctattcatgttgatgtttcggGAGTATCATTGCAAGGGCTGCAACCTGGCGAAAGCTACTTTCTG ATTCAGAGGACAACTTGA
- the LOC116261217 gene encoding WUSCHEL-related homeobox 11-like isoform X2, translating to MNDGHQLADNGGSVGGAVRRDGCGVNQVAERTTGPIRSRWSPKPEQILILESIFNSGMVNPPKDETVRIRKLLERFGSVGDANVFYWFQNRRSRSRRRLRQMQSGIQALIRDEKSSFHVDPAPFCSSSSSSSSSSSFSPFSPPLLHDSVSPHLPQGNAAALGPTSGHGGLSVNDTYSASHLPVDEAVNVYPVSKELGSHHIDQPYLVSSILTQSSSAELITVSINGIIFQVPRGPFHMRALFGEDVILVHSSGDPIHVDVSGVSLQGLQPGESYFLVNVPFPFPFRETVKFTNILFFAF from the exons ATGAACGACGGTCACCAACTTGCGGATAATGGTGGGTCAGTAGGAGGAGCAGTAAGAAGAGATGGTTGTGGAGTCAACCAAGTTGCAGAACGAACAACGGGGCCTATTAGGTCCAGATGGAGCCCAAAGCCGGAGCAGATTCTCATCCTGGAATCCATCTTCAACAGTGGGATGGTGAATCCACCAAAGGATGAGACAGTCAGGATCAGGAAGCTTCTCGAGAGGTTTGGGTCAGTTGGTGATGCAAACGTGTTTTACTGGTTTCAGAACCGCCGCTCCCGTTCACGCCGCCGCCTTAGACAGATGCAGTCCGGAATCCAAGCCTTGATCAGGGATGAAAAGAGCAGTTTCCACGTCGACCCGGCACCTTTCTGCTcctcgtcatcatcatcatcatcgtcctcttccttttcacccttttctcctcctctccttcATGATTCGGTCTCGCCTCATCTCCCTCAGGGTAACGCCGCTGCTCTTGGTCCGACCTCTGGTCATGGCGGTCTCTCTGTTAACGACACGTATTCTGCATCCCATCTACCTGTTGACGAGGCCGTGAACGTTTATCCGGTATCCAAAGAGTTGGGGTCACATCATATTGACCAACCTTACCTTGTCTCTTCCATCCTCACGCAATCGTCTTCTGCAG AGCTGATAACAGTGTCTATCAATGGAATCATTTTCCAAGTTCCAAGGGGACCGTTCCACATGCGGGCATTGTTCGGCGAAGACGTCATCTTGGTCCATTCATCGGGAGATCctattcatgttgatgtttcggGAGTATCATTGCAAGGGCTGCAACCTGGCGAAAGCTACTTTCTGGTAAACgttccctttccttttccttttcggGAAACCGTAAAGTTTAcgaacattttgttttttgctttttga
- the LOC116261217 gene encoding WUSCHEL-related homeobox 11-like isoform X1, whose amino-acid sequence MNDGHQLADNGGSVGGAVRRDGCGVNQVAERTTGPIRSRWSPKPEQILILESIFNSGMVNPPKDETVRIRKLLERFGSVGDANVFYWFQNRRSRSRRRLRQMQSGIQALIRDEKSSFHVDPAPFCSSSSSSSSSSSFSPFSPPLLHDSVSPHLPQGNAAALGPTSGHGGLSVNDTYSASHLPVDEAVNVYPVSKELGSHHIDQPYLVSSILTQSSSAGFHYQSELITVSINGIIFQVPRGPFHMRALFGEDVILVHSSGDPIHVDVSGVSLQGLQPGESYFLVNVPFPFPFRETVKFTNILFFAF is encoded by the exons ATGAACGACGGTCACCAACTTGCGGATAATGGTGGGTCAGTAGGAGGAGCAGTAAGAAGAGATGGTTGTGGAGTCAACCAAGTTGCAGAACGAACAACGGGGCCTATTAGGTCCAGATGGAGCCCAAAGCCGGAGCAGATTCTCATCCTGGAATCCATCTTCAACAGTGGGATGGTGAATCCACCAAAGGATGAGACAGTCAGGATCAGGAAGCTTCTCGAGAGGTTTGGGTCAGTTGGTGATGCAAACGTGTTTTACTGGTTTCAGAACCGCCGCTCCCGTTCACGCCGCCGCCTTAGACAGATGCAGTCCGGAATCCAAGCCTTGATCAGGGATGAAAAGAGCAGTTTCCACGTCGACCCGGCACCTTTCTGCTcctcgtcatcatcatcatcatcgtcctcttccttttcacccttttctcctcctctccttcATGATTCGGTCTCGCCTCATCTCCCTCAGGGTAACGCCGCTGCTCTTGGTCCGACCTCTGGTCATGGCGGTCTCTCTGTTAACGACACGTATTCTGCATCCCATCTACCTGTTGACGAGGCCGTGAACGTTTATCCGGTATCCAAAGAGTTGGGGTCACATCATATTGACCAACCTTACCTTGTCTCTTCCATCCTCACGCAATCGTCTTCTGCAGGTTTTCATTATCAATCTG AGCTGATAACAGTGTCTATCAATGGAATCATTTTCCAAGTTCCAAGGGGACCGTTCCACATGCGGGCATTGTTCGGCGAAGACGTCATCTTGGTCCATTCATCGGGAGATCctattcatgttgatgtttcggGAGTATCATTGCAAGGGCTGCAACCTGGCGAAAGCTACTTTCTGGTAAACgttccctttccttttccttttcggGAAACCGTAAAGTTTAcgaacattttgttttttgctttttga